A stretch of the Pelmatolapia mariae isolate MD_Pm_ZW linkage group LG23, Pm_UMD_F_2, whole genome shotgun sequence genome encodes the following:
- the LOC134621408 gene encoding uncharacterized protein LOC134621408: protein MAAVCQPRRALVEIPAPQPKIAARMRRSYLEILSSRMVPTPSPLPRGRNTAANAKRMQSLDLAVGGAWRGRLEEQCEKMDEHHTPLSKQQLVQLIRSLILVEQSQEPRVMASDLKYLQEDLQLKKANVYRSIPYSRFGSNRDAHCYRKAYPHLVAFKVSCQEWGQVLLRNKDWDAVLEHSLMAWRYTSELPQWDTASHNALREQCYSILAAHSLTALQHYSPEPNRGRELLRRLKMAQLYSQSIVPCIQELQRIMECLNDSSMDTK from the exons ATGGCAGCTGTGTGCCAGCCACGACGGGCCTTGGTGGAAATACCTGCTCCACAGCCCAAAATTGCCG CTCGAATGAGGAGGTCCTACTTGGAAATATTAAGTTCACGTATGGTCCCGACCCCGTCCCCACTTCCAAGAGGAAGAAACACAGCCGCAAACGCAAAGCGTATGCAGTCAT TGGACTTGGCAGTTGGTGGGGCGTGGAGAGGAAGGCTAGAGGAGCAGTGTGAGAAGATGGATGAGCACCACACACCGCTCTCCAAACAGCAGCTTGTGCAGCTTATTAGATCCCTCATCTTGGTCGAACAG AGCCAAGAGCCCAGGGTCATGGCATCAGACCTGAAGTATCTACAGGAAGACCTGCAGCTAAAGAAGGCCAATGTTTACAGGTCCATACCTTACTCACGGTTTGGATCCAACAGGGATGCTCACTGCTACAGAAAGGCATACCCTCACCTGGTGGCATTCAAA GTTTCGTGTCAGGAATGGGGCCAAGTTCTGCTGAGGAACAAAGATTGGGACGCCGTGTTGGAGCACTCACTGATGGCGTGGCGTTACACCAGCGAGCTGCCGCAGTGGGACACTGCAAGCCACAACGCCCTTCGAGAGCAGTGTTACAGCATCCTGGCGGCTCACAGCCTCACTGCTCTCCAGCACTATTCCCCCGAACCCAACAGAGGACGCGAGCTGCTCAGAAG ACTGAAGATGGCTCAGCTGTATAGCCAGTCAATTGTTCCCTGCATACAGGAGTTGCAGAGGATAATGGAATGTCTCAATGACTCGTCCATGGATACAAAATGA